The Chlorocebus sabaeus isolate Y175 chromosome 9, mChlSab1.0.hap1, whole genome shotgun sequence genome includes a window with the following:
- the ZNF239 gene encoding zinc finger protein 239 isoform X2 — MASTITGSQDCIVNHQGEVDEEPELDLSPCQQWGEASSRISRNRDSVMTLQSDYFKNSESETYLPLKVPSQIDTQYSSVKFCKNEPQDHQESKHLFVKEESTERKVIKGESFSENLQVKMVSDGKELASPLLNGEATCQNGQLKESLDPINCNCRNIYGWKSQVVSCSQQRAHTEEKPCDHNNCGKILNTSPDGHPYEKIHTAEKQYECGQCGKNFSQSSELLLHQRDHTEEKPYKCEQCGKGFTRSSSLLIHQAVHTDEKPYKCDRCGKGFTRSSSLLIHHAVHTGEKPYKCDKCGKGFSQSSKLHIHQRVHTGEKPYECGECGMSFSQRSNLHIHQRVHTGERPYKCGECGKGFSQSSNLHIHRCIHTGEKPYQCYECGKGFSQSSDLRIHLRVHTGEKPYHCGKCGKGFSQSSKLLIHQRVHTGEKPYECSKCGKGFSQSSNLHIHQRVHKKDPR; from the coding sequence ATGGCCAGTACAATTACCGGAAGTCAGGATTGTATCGTGAATCATCAAGGGGAAGTGGATGAGGAGCCTGAACTAGACCTTTCCCCTTGTCAACAGTGGGGAGAAGCATCTTCTCGTATTTCCAGAAACAGGGACAGTGTGATGACTCTTCAAAGTGATTATTTCAAAAACAGTGAAAGTGAAACATATTTGCCTTTGAAAGTCCCAAGCCAAATAGACACACAATACTCTTCAGTGAAGTTCTGTAAGAATGAGCCTCAGGATCATCAGGAAAGCAAACATCTCTTTGTAAAGGAAGAAAGCACTGAGAGAAAAGTGATAAAGGGAGAAAGTTTTTCAGAGAACCTTCAAGTTAAAATGGTGTCTGATGGAAAAGAACTGGCCTCGCCATTGTTAAATGGTGAGGCAACTTGCCAGAATGGCCAGTTAAAAGAATCTTTGGATCCCATTAACTGTAACTGCAGAAACATTTATGGATGGAAATCACAGGTGGTCAGTTGTAGTCAGCAGAGAGCTCATACAGAGGAGAAACCCTGTGACCATAATAACTGTGGGAAAATACTTAACACCAGCCCAGATGGTCATCCATATGAGAAAATCCACACTGCAGAGAAACAATATGAATGTGGTCAGTGTGGTAAGAACTTCAGTCAAAGCTCAGAACTACTACTTCATCAGAGAGACCACACAGAagaaaaaccctacaaatgtgaacaGTGTGGGAAGGGCTTCACAAGGAGCTCGAGTCTGCTTATCCATCAGGCAGTCCACACAGATGAGAAGCCTTATAAGTGTGACAGGTGTGGGAAGGGCTTCACCAGGAGCTCAAGTCTGCTCATCCATCATGCTGTCCATACAGGCGAGAAACCTTATAAATGTGACAAGTGTGGGAAGGGCTTTAGTCAGAGCTCCAAACTACATATCCACCAGCGAGTCCACACTGGAGAAAAGCCCTATGAGTGTGGGGAGTGCGGTATGAGCTTCAGTCAGCGCTCAAACCTACACATCCACCAGCGAGTACACACAGGAGAGAGGCCCTACAAGTGTGGCGAGTGTGGGAAGGGCTTCAGTCAGAGCTCGAACCTTCACATTCACCGGTGCATCCACACGGGAGAGAAGCCTTACCAATGCTATGAGTGTGGGAAGGGTTTCAGCCAGAGCTCGGATCTTCGCATCCATCTCAGAGTccacactggggagaagccctATCACTGTGGCAAGTGTGGGAAGGGATTTAGCCAGAGTTCCAAACTCCTCATCCACCAGAGAGtacatactggagagaagccctatgAGTGCAGCAAGTGTGGGAAGGGCTTCAGCCAGAGCTCCAACCTTCACATCCACCAGCGGGTTCATAAGAAAGATCCTCGCTAA
- the ZNF239 gene encoding zinc finger protein 239 isoform X1: protein MRNPSPLGVRNDRGSGDLNENSVENLQQKALQDLLHELSSWLILEGMASTITGSQDCIVNHQGEVDEEPELDLSPCQQWGEASSRISRNRDSVMTLQSDYFKNSESETYLPLKVPSQIDTQYSSVKFCKNEPQDHQESKHLFVKEESTERKVIKGESFSENLQVKMVSDGKELASPLLNGEATCQNGQLKESLDPINCNCRNIYGWKSQVVSCSQQRAHTEEKPCDHNNCGKILNTSPDGHPYEKIHTAEKQYECGQCGKNFSQSSELLLHQRDHTEEKPYKCEQCGKGFTRSSSLLIHQAVHTDEKPYKCDRCGKGFTRSSSLLIHHAVHTGEKPYKCDKCGKGFSQSSKLHIHQRVHTGEKPYECGECGMSFSQRSNLHIHQRVHTGERPYKCGECGKGFSQSSNLHIHRCIHTGEKPYQCYECGKGFSQSSDLRIHLRVHTGEKPYHCGKCGKGFSQSSKLLIHQRVHTGEKPYECSKCGKGFSQSSNLHIHQRVHKKDPR, encoded by the coding sequence TCTGTTACATGAGCTttcctcctggctaattttggaaGGCATGGCCAGTACAATTACCGGAAGTCAGGATTGTATCGTGAATCATCAAGGGGAAGTGGATGAGGAGCCTGAACTAGACCTTTCCCCTTGTCAACAGTGGGGAGAAGCATCTTCTCGTATTTCCAGAAACAGGGACAGTGTGATGACTCTTCAAAGTGATTATTTCAAAAACAGTGAAAGTGAAACATATTTGCCTTTGAAAGTCCCAAGCCAAATAGACACACAATACTCTTCAGTGAAGTTCTGTAAGAATGAGCCTCAGGATCATCAGGAAAGCAAACATCTCTTTGTAAAGGAAGAAAGCACTGAGAGAAAAGTGATAAAGGGAGAAAGTTTTTCAGAGAACCTTCAAGTTAAAATGGTGTCTGATGGAAAAGAACTGGCCTCGCCATTGTTAAATGGTGAGGCAACTTGCCAGAATGGCCAGTTAAAAGAATCTTTGGATCCCATTAACTGTAACTGCAGAAACATTTATGGATGGAAATCACAGGTGGTCAGTTGTAGTCAGCAGAGAGCTCATACAGAGGAGAAACCCTGTGACCATAATAACTGTGGGAAAATACTTAACACCAGCCCAGATGGTCATCCATATGAGAAAATCCACACTGCAGAGAAACAATATGAATGTGGTCAGTGTGGTAAGAACTTCAGTCAAAGCTCAGAACTACTACTTCATCAGAGAGACCACACAGAagaaaaaccctacaaatgtgaacaGTGTGGGAAGGGCTTCACAAGGAGCTCGAGTCTGCTTATCCATCAGGCAGTCCACACAGATGAGAAGCCTTATAAGTGTGACAGGTGTGGGAAGGGCTTCACCAGGAGCTCAAGTCTGCTCATCCATCATGCTGTCCATACAGGCGAGAAACCTTATAAATGTGACAAGTGTGGGAAGGGCTTTAGTCAGAGCTCCAAACTACATATCCACCAGCGAGTCCACACTGGAGAAAAGCCCTATGAGTGTGGGGAGTGCGGTATGAGCTTCAGTCAGCGCTCAAACCTACACATCCACCAGCGAGTACACACAGGAGAGAGGCCCTACAAGTGTGGCGAGTGTGGGAAGGGCTTCAGTCAGAGCTCGAACCTTCACATTCACCGGTGCATCCACACGGGAGAGAAGCCTTACCAATGCTATGAGTGTGGGAAGGGTTTCAGCCAGAGCTCGGATCTTCGCATCCATCTCAGAGTccacactggggagaagccctATCACTGTGGCAAGTGTGGGAAGGGATTTAGCCAGAGTTCCAAACTCCTCATCCACCAGAGAGtacatactggagagaagccctatgAGTGCAGCAAGTGTGGGAAGGGCTTCAGCCAGAGCTCCAACCTTCACATCCACCAGCGGGTTCATAAGAAAGATCCTCGCTAA